catCCTGTGTCCATTAACATCACTAAGATGCTGCATAGTGGCAGGGATCTGCCCACGTGGATCTGACTGCAGGACTGAGGCATTAATCAATAGAACACTTTCCTTCAAAGCAGATCCTAGTGCTGCTCTGAATTCTGAGTGCATTTAAGCAGTGGTTCTCATACTAATGACCCACCAGTGATCAAACAAGCTGGCATGTGAGCTCTCATCAGGGGGTAGTGCTGCCCTATTGAGGCTCTGCTGCTGTATCACCATGTATGTTTCTAATCCTTTCCAGCCACATTTAAATCTAACATTAGGTCTCTGGCCTCAAAGTGAGACCCTGGAGGTACATGGCTATACAGCAACACACATCATCATCTATGCTGTGTTTCATAGCGAGCTTATTGTCCTGTGGATTTTGCAttgcctcctttccccagggcAGGATAATAGCTGACTTCAGAAGGAGTTCAGTGAGAGGAGACACAGGATACCATGCTAGGCAAAGCTGCATGCACACCCAAAATTTGCCCAAGAGCATTATAGATGGGAGGTCTGATAGAATGATTTCCATGCTTTGCTAGCAGCAGAACATGGTACATAGAGTTTCTGTTTGTTGTGGGCAGACAGTTTGCAAAACTCCtaacctctctgctgctgcttcctatAATGGAACATCTCTGTATTTTTAAGAGCCCAGTAATCACCTAGTCCTTGCATTTTTTCAGCCCTTCTGACCACAGAAAGTTGAGgtttccatatttttttctttcaggttggaagcagaggggaaaggTGTTTCCATGACTAGAGTGGCTGAAGAAAGCAGTCCCAGAGTGGTAGCGATAGGGGCAAGTGAAAGCCCTGAGCTGGGCGACTCTGGACTCAGGGGACTTATTAcctaaggagaatttttttttaaaaaaaacgtaACAAAGCCATTACTACTAAGCCATAAAATGCAGTGATGTATTTTAGATGTAACAACAATACAAGTGAATATAAAGCTGGGTGGTGTGATGTCCTTGATCCATCGGTCTTTAAAAGAATGACGTAGAAAAAGGTATCCTCAGTGGCACAACACATGCCCCCCATTCCATGCCCTCACTTCACATCCCAGCCAGCAGGGAGGAGATGCAAGTGTAAGCTTTCCCTCCCCATCGGAGGTGAGATGATCCATGCTGACTAGGACAGTTAAATTAACCATCTGGCTGTGTGCAGTCCACTTGTCTTTAATGCTCCTTTACAAGGCCTTTTATCTCTTTTTCTTGGTTTCCTTCTTGGGTTTCTTGCTCAGCTGCGGAGCAGCCCCCTTTGGCTTCTTCACCACCTCTGAACTTTTAGACTCAAAACTGTCAGAGTCCTACAACAGTCAATTAAGAAAGGAACAGTCAGTAATGTTTTCAGGCATGAGATTTGTATTTCACATCTCATCCCAGTTCAGAATCTGAGTATCTATACCAAAAGGAGCAAGCAACTAATGTAAGGCCTTGTCAACACACACATTGCACCTGTTGGTTTAAACCTAGTCACATCGGTTTAAACATGCAGTCTGTAAATTACTGATGCAAGCTAACCCCTTGTTATCCAGATTTAATTTGATTTAGGAGTATCTATCTTGTTTCTTACACTGGTTTAAAATCATACACTGTTACTGATGCAACTCTGGGTATAGACCAGACCTCAGAAGCCAAGCAGAACCACATTCCATTACCAGTGAGTTTGTTACACCCTTTAGGGAACACTTGGAGGAGGAAGAACAAAAGGACAGAGGGCAGGAAACAGagaagtgaaaataaaaaaattccaaatggGAAGAACAGAAAAAGAATTCTGAAATCAGCTGAACACGTGCTGAAACATTCAACAGggattttgcaaaaagaaaaacatcatCATGCATCATACATCATCAGACAACCCCCACtcctccaaaaaaacaaaaacaaaccagcagcaggaatttAAAGCTCAGAGTTTGTAATCAAGCCCCCAGATCTAGGAGAGAAGTTAGAGACAAAGCTCTCTTCACCTGGACTAAGAAGGATAGCTTAGAGACATCCCAATCTCTTCCTTCAAGGGAGATGATAGATAACATTTCTATTATGGGAACCAAACTCTAGTCATCTTGGAAAAATGCAAGGGAGCAGAGCCAGTCTCATCCCAGAAGGCACACACATGCAGATTGCCTCGTTTCATTAGATGAGTTTGGACATAAATATTGCTTATGCTTCTACGTTTCTATCAATCAATATGTGCCAACTGGAAAAGGACACACAAAAATGGCAGAGAAAGATGTGTTAGTTTTAAGCTTCCAAGAGAGAGTTACAGAtaatgcagggggaggggagtagcTGACAGTATCCTTTTGATCAATGAGCTTGGTTCAAATGTTTCTCAAGTTACAATGAGCTTGGTTCAAATGGTTCTTAAGTTGCTGCGCTATTACTATCCATATCTGTGTGGCCTTCCAAGGGAGGAGTCTTGGCTGGCTTGCTGAAGGATGTAATCGGTGCATGGGGAGCTGGGAAACAGTACAGCAATACTGTGGAGAAATAGAGCACTATGCAGCTCCTATTCAGGGACACAGAGTTCACTGCTGCCATACGATGATCACTGCTGCCTTCTAATGTTCAAAGCAAGGTAGTCTTCAAAGCCTGAAGCCTCCTCAAGTGCAGGAGGCTGTTCTGAATTCTACACAGACTCAAGCAGTTGGTGTCACTCCCATGACCAGAGACATCTATTCTTGTTTATTAGCTTGTAAATTGATCATATGGGACTTGTATGCAGCTTCTCTAAGAGGGCAGCATATGTGTGTTGAAAATTTAAACACAGCATGTGCACACCAAGGGATGGTTCCTTAAGCATTACAACTCTCATTCAGTGCCTGGCTTTCAGCTCCTTATGACAAAGTGTGAACTCTCCTTATTGTTCACTTTCAAAGTTCAGGCCATTAAACGTTCCCCCCCAAACGTAACAGGatcaagaaaatgaaagaaaccaCATCTCCCTTCAAGCTGCAGCTTGCtctcacatacatacacacaaacacaccttgAGCAGGTTCGGCATCTTCCATCTTAGAAATATATCTAAAGATACTTTACATTCAATGCATTATTGTGGTGTTCCAGGCTTCAGACACACGAAGTAGAGTTAATATTGTGATAAAGATACCCCTCATCCTTTCACAACAAgaatcagattttctaaaccaggggttggcaacctttgagaagtggtgtgccaagtcttcatttatttactggtttcagagtaacagccgtgttagtctgtattcgcaaaaagaaaaggagtacttgtggcaccttagagactaaccaatttatttgagcaggagctttcgtgagctacaagtgcatctgatgaagtgagctgtagctcacgaaagctcctgctcaaataaattggttagtctctaaggtgccacaagtactccatttatttactgtaatctaaggttttgcatgccaggggtcggcggctggaaccccagactggcagtgggctgagcggggccagcagatggaaccccagactggcagtgggggcagcagacagaaccccagatcggcagcagactgagctgctcagcccgctgccaactctgggttccgtccatccaggctggcagcgggctgagtggggccggcgaccgggaccccggctggcagcagagtgccactaaaaatcagctcgcatgccacctttggcacacATGCCGCAGGTTGCAGACCCCTGTTCTAAACAAATCTATTACCAGCAGTAAAGAGAACAAAACTTCCCAAGTTAAGTTGTTCCAGTAAATACTGGCCTCCACCCTACACATCAAGACAAATACATATACATAAAATCACTATGTATTGCGGTCTGATTGCCATCAGGAAAAGTTGGTGTAATGACTAAAGACCCTACAAATACATGGGTTACCAAGTGCATTTGAATCTTGTTCTATCAGAACAGCCAGTTGGACTTTGATCACTCCAGTTTAGcccatattttacattttaactccATCTCACGTTTGCTTTGTGCCCTGTAGTTTACATTATCATCCCCCACTTGTGCGGACTACAGCCAGGTGGCCTTCCACATgtctgcacagaggtgggagtcAGTCCTGAGAGCTGTGTTGCTggtgccagcaaacaccgggaaaTTCAGCTGTATCACATGCAGCGCTACCCTTTATCAAGGATTATGAAAAGGCAGACTCTACTGAGGGTACGCCTTGATTGGCTTCTTGACCAACAGGGTAAAGAATGGACAAGACCAATACTAATATGGCAATGTAGATTTGAGACTGAAGTCACCCCTTTGTCTGTGTGCTGGAAGAAACTGGAAGCAATGCAGAGGCAAGGACACTTAGCCCACATGAAAAGTGCTGCTCCCTTGTGCTGATGCTCAGAGAAGCCCTGGCAGGCTCAGCTGTTCCCACCTTCTGTGGCTGGGGAGTGGGTCGCAGTGACGTGGGACTGTTAAGGCGGAAGAGAGGGAAAGGGATCCTCGCAGAAAAGACAGGAAATGCACTGAACTACAGAATTACTGATCAACCATTAGGTTCTGGCTACCACCACTCGATTGTGCCCACTCATGCTGGCACTGTAGAGAGCAACTTACTGTCTTATGGGACTTTGAAATTGGGAAGATTATGGCCAGGACACAGATCAGCTGGAAAATGGCTCCAAAAAAGAGTCCATAGCGCAGCAGGTTCTCCATGAATGTGGGCTCTGGGACTTCAGGGGGAGAGAAATCCAGCTCGGTAGCCATGGCAGAAGCTCCTTCCTCCTTCATGAATACTCTCAAGAAGTCAGTTTCTACAGTGAAATAATGACAGAAGATTGTTTACTTTGAGGCATAGTTTCTAGAATTCAGtcaattttattttccattaaaaaacaaccTCACAGAATAAATGATGTTGGTGCCTCTAAAGGCATTGTCATGCTTCAGAGTCAATAACAAGGAGGGGACTGAAATTCACACTTCAGACGCCTTAATCTTTTGCAAGCTGCTGACCAGAATAGCCTTCCGATGACCAGAATAGCTTGCTTATGGGTGGGAGGAGGCTAAACAAATTGCCACGTATGTGCTGGCCATACAGTGATAGCGGGAAAGCAATGAGCAAGTATATATTTACCCCTGAAATGGAACATGTGATTGGACATTTATTACTACTTACATTTTGCACACAGGAGAGCGTGCAGGTCTCAACCATGAACACAGCCCCATTGTACTAGActctgtacatacacatagcaaAACAGTCCATGCCCTGAAAAGCGTACTAGCTAAATAGACAACAcagagtattattatccccatttgacagataggccctgatccagcaaagcacttaacatgTGAGTTGACCcataaagtcagtgggactactcacatgcttaagtgcttggctgaactgagacctctgtgacttgtccaaggtcacacaggaagattGTGGTGGAGATGGGAAtcgatctcctgaatcccagctggGTGCTtaaaccacaagaccattcttcctctccttAAATTTTATTCCAAATCATTTGTTAATGGAGAAGCCTATTCATTTTGTGAATCAGGGAAACAGCTTTCTATAATAATGATTAAGTCTCTTGCCAGAATTGCTTGATAAATTCAGAGGCTGCACCTGCCATGGTAGTCACAAGAGTGAAGCTTAAGTGATATGAGATGCTATCAGCACCCTGAGAGGCATGCTCACAGTTTTCCTATTTCTACTCGGCAGAGCTGATTTAACGACATCCCGTTATGCTGACATACAACATTAAAGGGGCAAGGTCAACTTAAAAGGTTCCCATGTCCATAGAcatgtgcaggatcagggtctaaaacAGTAGGACCGGTGATTTATTGACTTGTGCACACAACATTTTCCTGTCCCCAATGTTAAGGCAGTTTGTTTGCGGGATTTCGCTATAGGTGTGTTTTAGTTAGATAGTTATCCCCAAAGCAACCTCTGTGTTTGTCTGACTGGGAGAGATATGACAAAAGAGTAAATGGCTTCTTTAAACTCTGTTTAAAATACAAGAGGCCAGTCCTTCAGCTGGATCTGCCCTCAGAGCAGGGCTGATGGGGCTCTACACAGGCACCTATGCAGATCCAAATGCAGGACTAAGTCCAAGGTGGTGTCAAGCAAGCATGCTCAGAAGTAATTTTTTTCaactttcttattttaaaatcacCACGCAAACCAAGCAAAGTCAGCAATTCTTAGTGAagaactgaggcagggaaaatTTTAAACTTCAGTTATTTTGTTATCtggctttgtttaaaaaagaaaaaaaaagttagaacttatttttttttttaaagtttgtattCCCTGCCCTCATCCTTCTCATCAAAttgaaaaacagcaaaaaggGTTTTTGCTCAAGCTTTCAACAAACAAcaataactttttttatttttaaacacacttcCACTAACCCCCACTGATACGTCAACCTACCAAAAATATATGtgcaaaaataaaccaaaaaagggAACTGATACATACAGTGTGAAAATAGAGAACTCCTGATCTCATACAGCACAAATCTCCCTTCCATCCCTACTTATCTATTTCATATCTCATTGTGGCTTAGGGAAGTTTTCTAAAAATTTCCCCGGGGTGTTAGCAGCATCAGGAGCCCGAGTGTAGGAAGCATATCAGCTGCCACCACCATTTTAAGCACTGTGCCACTAGATCTGCTCACAGCAGATCTAATTTatacagttaaaaaaataaaaaaatcccaccatagaaaagttttctagtgtagataaggcTCCTGCATCTAACATAAAGCCCAAACCTGCAAACATTTACGTTTATACATGCatttaactttacacacattaGTACTCCCAGAGGGTCTAAGTTAAATACAcgtataagtctttgcaggatcagggccttactgcTTGGCAGAACACTTCCAGccctttgtcttcactgcaaaaaaagtgAGTCTTTACACCAAATGTAAAGCCTTTACTTTACACCAAGTCTTTACCTcagtgtaaaatcctagtgaagacaaggcacagTAGTTTTTATCTCAAAACGCTAGTCAAGCTAAACCCTAGCGAGCCGTGGGGTTGACTTCAACTAGCTACATCAAgtagctacatcaaggtaaaaacTAGCTGTGCCTTgtctcataagaatggccataccggtcagaccaaaggtccatctagcccagtatcctgttttcagacattggccaatgccaggtgccccagagggaatgaacagaacaggtcatcatcaagcgatccactctgttgcccattctcagcctctggcaaacagaggctagggacaccatccctgcccatcctggctaatagccattgatggacctatcctccatgaacttgtctccactaggattttacatcaagCTAGCTATCTCAATGTAAAAACACACTATTTTTGTAGAAGCGAAGACATAGGCACAGAGTTGTAACCCTGAAGCTAACAAGGAACTAGTCACACATAGTGGATTTTAAAGTAGGGATTGGGGGACTGGAAGTAGTGGATACCATGGGCTTAATCTggcatccattgaagtcaatggaaggtgtaacaattgacttcactgagtgcaggatcaggccctgtgccCAGTGGTTAAGAGTTTTCAGAATCAGGACCACAGGTTATGAGCTCTACAGAGGAGGGAATGAATTTGACTGTCATTTTAtgatgtttgtatagtgcctaaaATAAGGGGGAGGAGGACAATCCCTCATTTGGGGCCTACCACAATATAGCTATACAGCACCACGCACACCAAAACCACTAAGAAACAATGCATCATACATCCATCTATGGGTAAAGACAAAGAATGACAGTGTCAGAGCAAAAGGTGAATGTTTCCAGTGATCTGGCCAGATCTGGGTATCTGAAGCTAGTCAGTAGGCCCCTCAATAGAAACAGCCTGAATTTCAAGGGTGTTGGGAGCCAGCTgcttccattggcttccatgggaTTTCAAGGTGCTCCgctcttctgaaaatgagaccacTTCTATTTACAGCTATGGGTTTAGGggcctaactttaggtacccatGTTTGACAGTTTTGGCCTGGGACTTTAATGGAAACAGCTAAGCAGCCTTGTAGCTGAGTGACATCCTTCACGTTCAGGGTGTGTCTATTCAGTCTTTGATAAAGTCGGTTAAGAGGACACCTGGTCCCAGGCAGATTATAAAGAAGAAACGAAGCAAGGGGATTCATTTGGTGCATGTTTTCAATTGTGAGCCATGCACGGGGTGGGCGGGAGGATTCCCATTAACCTGATGAGACTTCTCCTGTCTATAATAAACAAAGGGGAGACATTTTCCAGTCCCCCAATCcctactttaaaaacaaaaatcacttccTGATTTAGCTGTGGTGACTCAGACCCCTTCCTTATTCCGTTCTCCTACCAGGCACAGtgctctcctctgcacccccagctgcacAAAAACCTTTCTGAGCATCCTGAATTTGTATCTCACCCTCCCAACCTGTCCTGAGCACCCCCACAATCCCTACATTCCTACCCTGATCCTCTGACCCCCATCCCATCCTCTGagccccctcatccccaccctgaTCCTCTGACCCGCGTCCCATcctctgagcccctcatccctaccCCTATCCTCTGAGCCCCGTCCCATCCTCTGAGCCCCCCGCATCCCTACCCCGATCCTCTGAGCCCCGTCCCATCCTCTGAGCCCCCCTCATCCCTACCCCGATCCTCTGACCCCCGTCCCATCCTCTGAGCCCCCCTCATCCCTACCCCGATCCTCTGAGCCCCGTCCCATCCTCTGAGCCCCCCTCATCCCTACCCCGATCCTCTGAGCCCCGTCCCATCCTCTGAGCCCCCCTCATCCCTACCCCGATCCTCTGAGCCTCCCTCATCCCTACCATGATCCTCTGAGCCCCCCCATTCCTACCCCGATCCTCTGAGCCCCATCCCATCCTCTGAGCCCCCCTCATCCCTACCCTGATCCTCTGACCCCCGTCCCATCCTCTGAGCCCCCCCTCATCCCTACCCTGATCCTTTAAGCCCCCCCATCCCTACCCCGATCCTCTGACCCCCGCCCCATCGTCTGAgcccccctcatccccaccccaatcATCTGACCCCCGTCCCATCGTCTGAGCCCCCCTTCATCCGCACCCCGATCATCTGACCCCCGCCCCATCGTCTGAGCCCCCCTTCATCCCTACCCTGATCCTCTGACCCGCGTCCCATCCTCTGAGCCCCGTCCCATCCTCTGAGTCCCCCTCATCCCTACCCTGATCCTCTGACCCCCGCCCCATCCTCTGAgcccccctcatccccaccccgatcctctgacccccaccccatcctctgaGCCTCCCCTCATTCCCACCCCGATCCTCTGACCCCCGTCCCATCCTCTGAGCCTCCCCTCATTCCCACCCCGATCCTCTGACCCCCGTCCCATCCTCTAAGCCCCTtcacactccccctccctcccgatcCTCCACCCCCGCGCCTCTCACCTCCCGCGCCAGCGGCCAGGCCTCGCCGCCCGGGAAGTGATTCCTCCCAGCGCCGCAGGAAgcgcttcctccctcccctcccgtAGCAACCAGCTCCGGTCCGGCGTTGCTAGGGTCGTCCCACACCCCGCCGCGCCGCATGTGACCCGCCCCCCGCCGCGAGCCTTGTTGGCGTTTAACTGCTTTGTGACCCCGCAGCCACCAGCGGCGAGCGGGGCCGCGCGCTCAGCGCACAGCCCCGGGCCGGTCCTTACCCCGGGCCCGGCGCTGCTGTGCCCGGACCGAGTCTGCAGGGTGGAGCTGGGCCCGTGCTGCCGCGCTCAGAGCCCGAGCCCCGGGTGTCACGTACAGGGGTCGGACTCAACtggggccccgatcctgcagccagccccccagggggcaaGGGCGGGGTTGTGTGCGCCAGTGCTATTCCAAGAGTGGGGTGTTTTAAAATGAGATATTTGAGCCTgctctctcctccacccttgtCCTGGCCCTCGGCGTCCCGCAGACTCAGGCACTGTTGCAGGGGTGGCTCCTTTAAGTGGGGCTCGCGGAGCCCCATCCCACtgccccccattctccacctatcAGACTGGGGCAGGTGGAGCTCAGGCCTTCTGccctgtggggatggggaggatcatggggcttcagccccagggcaggcacctgctggggctcggggcttcagcagaagtggggctgaagccccaaaccGCAGCAGGTGCTCCCCGCAGGGCTGAAGTCTCGAGCCGTGGCAGGTGCACCCAGCTCTCGAGCTTCCGCAGATTAtcgtatgtggctcagagggtgagtaagtttggccacccctgtactaTGGTGAGGAGGACATCAGAGAACCGGAATAGAACAAAGGGTTTAACTCTGTCCCATAAACATACTATGCGAAATCTAAGTGGGGTCCTAATTATCCCCCCCTTCCCTTCgttttggggttatttttctttcttcctacTCCTAATTCCTGGTCcctcctctttcttccctctcaTAGGTTTGCTCAGGTGATGCAGCAGCCTGTCTCCTTTAGATTTATCATCTCCACCCAATTGTTCCGCTTCTGCAATCCCTTATCTCACCCTCAAAATATTTAGCTGTCATTTAAGTTTATTTCTACTGTTTGCTTCAGTGGcctcaggcaatttattccagatgTGTCTTGTTCTGTATATAATTGGCACCCTGTTTAATGCTActttcctgattttcagaaagcaggtGGTTTTGGAAACCCCTTCTAGTCTGGCTCTGTCTTATATCAAACCCTTTCATAATTC
This sequence is a window from Eretmochelys imbricata isolate rEreImb1 chromosome 13, rEreImb1.hap1, whole genome shotgun sequence. Protein-coding genes within it:
- the MANBAL gene encoding protein MANBAL, translating into MKEEGASAMATELDFSPPEVPEPTFMENLLRYGLFFGAIFQLICVLAIIFPISKSHKTDSDSFESKSSEVVKKPKGAAPQLSKKPKKETKKKR